atagcttgaattaaatttattacgctttcatcttcctttgggccaagcttggaatttCCTAtattagaatcaacccaaatctcttgaatcagcccattaagtgcttctttaatcttcttggatcttgctcttgtaataggcccaactggaacatgcaatggatccttgaatgcttgttgattctcatcacaaTCTGAATTTGAGATGAATCGTGTGTTTAAGGGTGGGTCGTGGTCTTTTGATAACCAGGTTTTGATGTTGATTCAATGGAAGGCAGGGATGACGGCAGACAATGTTAAGTTTGAGTCGGTTTCCTTTTGGGTGCAAATCTGGGGCACTCCGTTTGAGATGGTGTCACCTAAAATTGCAGAGACAGTGGGAAGTAGATTGGGTTCGGTGGTTGAAgttgagaaaaaacaaaaacttgaggGAAAGAGCTACTTTATGAGGGTTAAAGTTGTTATCCCAATAGCAAAGCCGATCCGAAGAGGGGCTTTTTTGGCTAGTTCAAATGGCACGAGTCACTGGGTTACTTTTAAATATGAGCGACTTCCCTTGTTTTGCCATTACTGTGGTTTACTGGGACATGATTTAAAGCATTGTGCTTCACATTTTGCTCGAGGGGGAGGTAGTTTGTCAATACGAGGACTGGTTGAAGGCTACGGGTGGCCAAAATAGATCACCGACTCGCAGAAATTACGATAGGGAAAAGGTAGCAGGGTAGGTTAAACGAAGGGAGGACCAGACTGGCCAGGTCAGTCACAGAACAGAGACGGTGGACGGCGGAGTAACTGATCAGAACCCTAGGGAGCAGGATAAGATATGTAAGGGAGAAAACTACGAAAGTCAGGGAACAGATTTGGAAGGGACACACGTGGCAACCGAAATTAATGGGATTGAGGAGATTGATAAGGAAGGTGTGGGATTTGGTGTATCCGATACTACAATCACGACGCCAAATTCAAATGCAGGGGATAGTGTTGAAGTGGAAGACTCCATGCACATGGTGTTCGTGGACCTAGGAGTTGGGCCTTAAAGcccaaaacaaaaggaaacttGGACTAGGCTTAGACGTATGGAAATTGGGCCTGTGGAATTTATTAAAGAGGGGGCTAAGTCTGTCTTGGGGAAAAGAGTTACAAGCAGAGAGGAGAGCTACATGGCGGGAGATGAGCAACATGCAGTGGTGAAACGGGTAAAAAGCAATAGTGATTCTAACTTAGAGGAAACGACGGGGGTGCCCATGCACCCTTGCCAAGCACAATGAAGCTTCTAAGTTGGAACTGCCAAGGGCTTGGGAACTCTTGGATAGTTCAAAGCATTCACAAGTTAGTGAGGGATCAAGCTACCATAGTTTGCTTCTTAATGGAGACAAGACTGGAtaaaaaaggttttgaaaaacATGGTAGAGAGTTGCCTTTTCGGAATAAGTTTATTGTAAAGAAGCCTTATTCTGGGGGAGGCTTAGCATTGATATGGAAATTTGAGGTTCAACTAgatgttattaattttactGAGAATCACATATTGGCGAAAGTGGTCGAGGAAGATGGTTTTACTTGGTTTCTCACAGGTTTCTATAGGTGGCTGGAAgcaagtgaaaaaaagaaatcgTGGGCGCTATTATCACATATTTCTTCATTTGTGGATGGGCCATGGTATTGTGTAGGAGATTTCAATGCAATTCTTCACCAGTCAGAAAAGCAAAGCAGACATCCACCTCAGTACAAACAGATGGAAGATTTTCAAGTAGCATTGgagttttgtaatttatttgatttgggCTTTCAAGGGTATAAATTCATGTAGAACAATAAAAGACCTAGTGTAGCAAATACTAGAGAATGATTGGATCAAGCCGTTGCAAACCGTGaatggaaggaaaaattttCTGCTAGCACTTTAAGCCACGGGTTCAGCCATGCTTCTAATCATGTCCCGATTTTTCTTCAAACCAAAACTGACCGTGATTTCAAGGGAGGAGGACCACGTTGTTTCAGATTTGAAGAATCTTGACTGATGTGGGCTGAGTGTGAAGAAGTGGTCATGGATTCTTGGGTCAATTCGGGTGGTGATGCAGCTAGTTTATGTGCAACAGTCAACAAGATTAAGAGCTGTGGAGCGGAATTGCTGGCCTGGGGTTCGTCCAAAACAACTCCCAATACAGATGAGATAAAACAAGTAACTAAGAAGattgaaagaatgaatgaagaagaGTTAACGAAGGAGAGCAGAAAGAAAGTCCTGGCAGCAAGCAAGAAATTAGATGATCTTTTCCTTAAGCAAGAAATATTTTGGGCGCAAAGGTCTTTGGGTATCTTGGTTAAAGCATGGTGATAGAAATACAAAGTTTTTCCACTTAAAAGCTTCCCAAAGGCGTAAACAGAATTTTATTCATGGCATTAAAAATCAACATGGTATTTGGGTAAAGGACATTAGAGATGTGGCGGAGGTGGCTGTTAATTGTTTTGAGACTATATTTCATTCAAGCACATGTGAAAGGATGGAGGAATGTCTTAACACTGTTCCTCAATGGATGACCACAAATATGAGGGAAGAGTTGTCCAGGCTGTATAATGTGGGGGAAGTAAAAGCAGCATTAGTTCAAATGGGACCTACTAAAGCTCCGAGACCCGATGGTATGAATGctcttttttatcaaaatttttggcATATTGTTGGTAATGATGTTAGTTTTGCtatgttggaatttctgaattTTGGCATTATGATACCTGAGATAAATTATAATCATCTTGTTCTTATTCCAAAAATTTAGTCTCCGGAGAAGATGACAGATTTCAGACCCATTAGTTTGTGCAatgttttttacaaaataatttctaaagtGCTAGCTAATAGGTTGAAGATAATATTACCTCAGATGATCTCTCCCACCTAGAGTGCTTTTGTACCAAGCCGCCTTATCACAGATAATGTACTGATAGCCTATGAAACCTTACATGCAATGCACGGGaggaaaagggggaaaaaaggagCTTTAGGTTTGAAACTAGATGTCAGTAAGGCATATGACCGAGTAGAATGGGCCTTTTTGAGGGGAATGATGGTTAGATAGGGATTTCCTGAGGATTGGATTAATAGGGTGATAAGTTGTGTCACCACACCTTCCTTCTCGATTCGTATTAATGGTAAAGCATATGGAAATATTATTCCACCGAGAGGGCTCCATCAAGGGAACCCTCTATCACCTTACCTGTTTCTTTTATGTATAGAAGGGTTTACTTCTTTGCTCTCCAAAGCTGAATATGAAGGGAATCTTCATGGTGTTCAGATTTGCAGAAGGGCACCTAGTATTTCTAACTTGCTTTTTGCAGatgattctttgattttctgCTAGGCAAATCAGGAAGAAGTGCAGGTGATTTCTGATACATTGCAATTGTATGCTAAAGCCTCTGGTCAATGCATTAATTTTGAGAAGTCGTTAGTATATTTTAGTGGTAATACATCTAAGAGACAGAAGCAATGGATTAAACAAGCCTTGGGAGTCAAGAAAGTGGATAGGTTTGATTCTTATTTGGGTTTACCAACTTTGGTTGGTAGGGCCAAGTACCAAACATTTGTATATATTAAGGAGCGGGTTTGGAAAAAACTTCAGGGATGGAAGGGTAGAATGCTTTCTTGAGCAGGAAAAGAAGTTCTGATCAAAGCAGTGGCCCAATCAATTCCAACGTAAACTATGGGCGTGTTCTTGTTGCCAGCAAAACTTTACAATGAATTAGATGCTCTTTGTGCAAGATTTTGGTAGGGGCAGActggtgatgaatggaaaatttATTGGAAGAGTTGGAGTTTCTTGACGAAACCTAAGAAGGATTGTGGTATGGGATTCCGAGATCTCAGGAGCTTTAACTTAGCTATGTTGGCCAAGCAAGGTTGGCGGATGTTACAAGACCAAAATTCACTCTTATCTAGGTGTTTCAAGGCCAAGTACTTTCTGAGATGTAGCTTTATGGAGGCGGTAGATTGTCCTAACAGCTCCTATGTTTGGAAGAGTGTGCTAGCTGCTCAACAAATATTGAAAAAGGGGTGCTACTAGAGGGTGGGAATGGGTTTCTCAATCCGAGTGATGGAAGATAAGTGGATACCGAATCATCCCACTAATAAAATTCAGTTTCCTACTGAATATGATGAATGGGAATGGAGCGTCTCAAATTTAATTGATTGGAGAGTGCATCAATGGGTTAGGGAGAGAATTTACATGATATTTAATCAGTTTAATGTGGAGGCAATCCTTAGAATTCCTTTGAGCTGAAGGCAGGTGCAAGATAAGATGGTGTGGATGTACTGTCGCAATGGAAAGTATGCAGTTAGATCGGGGTACCATGTTGCTCACATGCTACCTGAAGATGCTAATGGAAGAGAAGAGAGCTCGGAACAAAGGATAGATCATCGGGTTTGGACTCAGATTTGGAAGCTCTGGGTGCCttgagaaattaaaatcttcGGATGGCGGGCTTGCCTTAATATTCTACCATCAAAAGTGTACTTGgttcaaagaaaaattctaaCAGAGGATAGGTGTGGATTGTGTCAACGATGTCCAGAATTTGTGCTCCATGCAATATGGGAATGCAGCGTTGCTCAAGATGTGTGGGCTGGGTCTACTGCTCAAATACAGAAGTGTGGCAGAGAGGGGGATGATTTCTGCAACTATTTCAGTTCATGATGACCAAATCTCCGGTGGAGGAACTTGAGGCATTTTTAGTTCAAGGGTGGCTTATTTGGCATCGTAGGAATTCTCTGATACATGGAGGAATAATGCAACATCCAGGGTAACTATATCAGAGAGCCACAACCTTTTTGAAGGAGTATAGAGATGCTCAAAGCTCACTTGTAGTAGGATCGGTCTCACCTGAAATTATGCAAAACTGGAAGCCTCCACCGGGTCAACTGTACAAGCTGAATTTCGATGCGGATACGTTTGCAAACGGTTCGAGGGTAGGAGCAGTGATTCGTAATGCAACTGGGGATGTAATGGCAGCTTTATTGGCAAAGGGGGCAGCAGTGGTTGAGAGGAGGCGGAAGCTTTGGCATGCCGGAAAGCAATAGGTTTGCTATTGACACGGGGTTCTCAGAATTAATTGTTGAAGGGGATAATGCGATGGTAATGAGTGTTGTTTCCTCCACGTCTCCAAATTGGTCTCATCTGGGTGTGATTTATGATGATATTAGCTACCCTATCGCTATGTGGCTTTTAATTGTATTAGGCGTAGTGCCAATTCTGTGGCCCATTCTTTAGCACGTTATGCCAATGTTTTAGATGATGAGGTTGTGTGGTTGGAAAATTTGCCACCACTAGCTCGTGATGCTTTGTATTTTGATTCCTCTTTTTTAAATGAATGAAGTTTGATTGGgctttcaggaaaaaaaaaaaaaaaaaaacaggtcaGTGCCTAGTAAACGTGTAGGATTGATTACTTGTCAATGGAAACTTCTCATCATTTCTAAGTAGGAAGTTTGGGTTTTATCAAGTAACAAGTATAAAGATAACTTTAGGGTTACCTCATTGTTTATTATTGTAGATTtacaataataaagaaataCTTGGcagaaaaaaaacactttccaaGATCTTGGTCAATCAAtgacaaatataatttcttttttttatttgaggcaTATTCTTTTACATGGCttcaaataagtaaaaaaaaaaaagttattttttatttatagagaaATATGTAGAATTTAAGGAGGTTTTCTTTTGCAACAAGAAAGAATACAAGATAGTTGTtgccaaatcaaacaaaaagttCCGTATAAGTCTGATTTAAGGAGGTTTTCTTTTGCAACAAGAAAGAATACAgaataaaattttccaaatcaaACGAAAAGCCCCTActgtttgataattttttaaaaaaatttctctgtcaattattatatttaaattaaatcaccattagttattaattatctataaatAGAATCCATAaatattatacttttttaattaaaatattctttttttttttttttgctaaaatacaaaaaaaaaatcttatgtcGATATAGATCATATTATATGCTTAgtacattctcaaaaaaaaaaaaaaaaaaaaaaaaaaaaaagaagaagaagaagaagaagaagaagaagaagaagaagatatgtcTTCATTCTAGTACAAAATAAAGATGTTCGATAAATTATGGCTACAAAGTGCATGCATACACCAATAATCTTGATTGTAGGGGCTTTATCGGTCCTTAATTTTTAAGGTTATAGGGATAATACTTTTCTTTAAGAAAATGATGCCAACAATTAAAGATTAAATTAATCTTTTATCAAATTTTGAGATAAACGAAAAGTAGACAAATTgttactaaaaattttagcgatgagttatttatttatagactCATATGtcatgatatttatttatttatagactCATATATCTCATGACATCTAGAAGACAATATTTTAGAATCTTAATCCTTCCATTCATATTAAACAGTACAAATTCAAACCAGTCTAACCACGGAAAAGCAATTTTATGTGTTATATTTGACTGGGAAAGGAGTAactttatcaataaatttttttgagagaattatcaataaaacttaaatataatattttcacaacaaattttaagtaaattttttataaataatatataaaaaaaatttagattacaaATTGTTCGTGGtagataaaaaaatgatgtcacaaaattttaaaaaaaattataaaatatttcagGAGTATCAATGCATACTTTTCCTCTCACGTGATTGAGTCCTGAGAcctattataattttattaataggACAGAAAAACacacatttataatatttaaaagagaATTTATTTTACCGTtattttagtgaaaatattatagcGGCAGAGAATAATTTTGTCTTAGATTAGTTGCACACGTAGAGTCATATACCAGCGTGGCAGATCTAGAAGACAGAGAGTCACAGGTGCTACGTGATAGAATAGGTGCAAAAGACGCGAGGTTCAGGGAAGGTGATGAGGTGGAGAAgttagactctttttttttggaaaagtggAGGAGAAGTTAGACTTTAAGACCGTGTATCATGTTCCATCtcttcactcaaaaaaaaaaaaaaaaaaggaccgtGTATCATCTAGAAGCACGTTGTTGGCCAAAATTTGCTGAGTTGtaccattttaaaaaccattttgGTGAATAGTAtatgaataaaattaattagttaagtaAATCGTTGATACTGACTGAAACTCGAGTACTTTCAACTCAAATTCGAGTTTAACAaacttaaattctaaaaatagtatacttaactaattaattttgtcTGTGTGCTACTTTCATAATGCTATTCAGCAAATTTTGGCATGTGTGTTATATTGTATCTTCTAGAAATCACCCATGGCCACTTTTCTAGTGCCTAAAAATTGACCTCTGTAGAAGTCAATAAATGAGGTTTATTACATACTTGACTTCTAAAACTGGTAGAAGTCAATAAATGAGATTTATTACATTCTTGACTTCTAAAACtggtttccaaaaaaaaaagacagagagagagagagagagagagacttgtaaaactgaaaactaaaaagtatggttgttttgctttaattttttcttcaattttccgGTCTAACCTGTACGTCACAAGACTTTTCTTTCTATCGAATTCTCAATTTCTCTTTCTAAATTGactaaaatagtaaattgaggATTTTGTTAGTAATGTTCTAAAAACACAGTTTTGATTAAgtataaaatttagttataaaattggttgtagctttAAGGCATAACCTTACTAAATagaataaatattactacatattttaaaaatctaactattaaattgtatgtctttgtttctttaaaaaaaaaaaaaaattgttaagatattatttactataagacaaagtttagctacaaaattggttgtatcCTAAGGCTGCAATCTTacttaaaataaacattactacatattttgaaaatctaaacgTTGAATTACAGAATCTATATgctcttaatatacatgtcaaattttatgtcaattggatattatttactatatgatttataagtttatattttatgaataattttaaactacaaaatttgcaatttaaacaacttattgatgacataactattgatctttaattttctagaaattttgcaagtatggagaatataagaagaagatgtaatccaatggtagatttgttaaaattcacctctaataaaaagaaattgaataagattatagccttaggctacaactaattttatagctaaattttgtcatttactTTATGGTctttaagtttatattttattcataatttaaaactacaaaaatttgtaatttaaacaacttattgatgacataactattaatctttaattttctaaaaattttgcaagcatggaagatataagaaaaagatataatccaatgatggatttgtcacaattcacctccaataaaaagatattgaataaggttgtagTCTAAAGTTACAACCTATTTTGTAGCTAAGCTTTgttctttaattaatttttcgttatatatatatatatatattggtattaGAATAATGACGTTTAAAATTATGAGGAcacaaaaacttacaaaaacTATGTGACAATATTTTGAGGTCATTTAAAAACCAAATGTCTTCAATTATATGATAGAAGATAGATACAAGCACAATCATAATTAATATCTATTACTAATTATCATACTTATACATTTAATAGTTCATATAAAACACACAATAATAATCAACAcctgataataataataataataataataataataataataataataataataaggacacaatttgtacctaagcccaaaaaaagaagggaatagacccaaagagcccaatacattgaatttgtagagagtgtgtTTGAAATTTAAGTTCTAATGAGTTTTTACATCAGTTGCAATGGGCCAAGgtgaccaaaaaaaataaagatgaaacagttttatataaaaaaaatcatcgtTGGTTCTCCTATATATCTCACTCAGAGacagattacaaatattgttctttaGTCTacattatttttctctcttttttctccgaTCCAACATTCTAGGGGTTTTCTCTGCCTTTTATACAATCCTCCATCCTTTCTATATCCTCCATGTATGGATCACATTGTTAGTATGGATACTTTTCCCATCAGCACCTCCCTGAAGCTTTtaggagtagctgtaaggctgtaCACTGCTACTCAGACATCacctcctcattaatgcggccagagagttagctgtagagcattcaattcggtggtagtagctttctcttagatatttcatagtcTTCCCTATTCTGTGCTCTTACGATATATATCCTCACCTACAAGATCTCCTAGAACGTTGTTACTGGGTGGCAGGCCGTACCTTCCGACCTCAACTTTGCTCAGCCGAGGAAGTATTCCTCCTCAGATCACCTTCTAGGACGATCATGATTAGACTTTATTTCTTAACTTACCAACACGGATTCTTAGGAAGATATTTGTACATTCTCGGACTACTTAATGTCCTCGTATTGGGCTTCTGGCCCAATATATACTCCTGGACCTATCactccaacaacaacaacaacaacaacaacaacaacaacaacaacaacaacaataataataataataataataacttgaacaaaatttggctacaaataTAGTTGTAACCTAAGGATacaactttcattaaaaaattaatatagttacataatttgaaaatctaaccgttggattgcatgttgTTTATATCTTTAATACACCTGTCAAATTTCATGCCgatcagatgttatttaccagTTGATTGATAAACTATTTTTTCATTGCAtgattttagattacaaaaacttaaaatttaaataattaattaataacataGTTATTCATCTTTAATCTTctggaaattttgcaaatatggagattataaaaagaaaattaaatccAACGTTGGATTCGTCAAAATTTccatccaataaaaagaaattaagtaaaACTGTAGCTTT
This genomic stretch from Castanea sativa cultivar Marrone di Chiusa Pesio chromosome 1, ASM4071231v1 harbors:
- the LOC142626423 gene encoding uncharacterized protein LOC142626423, translating into MKLLSWNCQGLGNSWIVQSIHKLVRDQATIVCFLMETRLDKKGFEKHGRELPFRNKFIVKKPYSGGGLALIWKFEVQLDVINFTENHILAKVVEEDGFTWFLTGFYRWLEASEKKKSWALLSHISSFVDGPWYCVGDFNAILHQSEKQSRHPPQYKQMEDFQVALEFCNLFDLGFQGYKFM